The Salmonirosea aquatica DNA window TTCAGGATGACACCAATGGCTTACCGGAAGGAGTTTGGGAAGAAGAAGTGAGCCTGCATTCGACTCTGTGTATCTCCCAGAAATAGCTTGACAGATTTAACACCCATTTAGGGTGACCAATATACTTTCCTTTTCTTGTATTTTTTCCATACTCCGGGGTTTGCGTTTCCGCCATCGGCGCCCTAATTCGCCCTCCATTTGGTGAGCCTGAGCAGGGGTGTGATAGTTGCAACCACCGTGAGGACGCAGGTCATTATATTTAACAATGGCCTGACAAATGGCTTCTTCAGCTGCTTCAAATGTAAAAAATTCCCGGTTTCCTAGCATGCTCTCTTTGATCGAGTACATCAATGGAGACCATCAAAAAGTTTGGGGCAGTTAAGAGGCTGTCAGGACGGGCTGCTCCGTAACTTGGCGAAAGCCTGGATACCATTGTTACTAAGCATCTATTGCCCCGCAACGGCGAACCGTCACACTTTTTGATGCTCTCCACCATCATGTCTTCCCCGTACCTATTTAAAGTGGATGGCCACCGT harbors:
- a CDS encoding integrase core domain-containing protein, which gives rise to MYSIKESMLGNREFFTFEAAEEAICQAIVKYNDLRPHGGCNYHTPAQAHQMEGELGRRWRKRKPRSMEKIQEKESILVTLNGC